In Desulfobulbus oralis, one DNA window encodes the following:
- the rpoB gene encoding DNA-directed RNA polymerase subunit beta — translation MERVRKCFGKIAQLMEPPHLIAMQRESYEHFLQHDVAPEERKNQGLQTIFQSIFPITDFNGLCSLEFVRYDFGEPKYTVSECMERGMTYEAPLKITVRLITFDVDEESKAQSVRDIKEQEVFLGALPLMTQDGVFVVNGTERVIVHQLQRSPGLFYSHDNGRSHSSGKRLYSARIIPVRGSWLDFEFDIKDILYVRIDRRRKLPVTVLLKALGYTAEDLLNQFYRVDTIQHVGGGNYSIAFDPVALVGQRLSRDIVAPASGEVMARRGEKITKALAKRLEKAQVASLPLASEDLVGRYFAHDVVHPESGEVLATCNSALTPEFLAAAAEAQIEQFQLLYIDGVNYSESFRSTLQVDKIKDTEEALIEIYRRLRPSSPPTPEVAQSFFDSLFFQDATYDLSEVGRYKINTKLGLNTPIEKRTLTREDILESVKHLVRLKDNSRDGDDIDHLGNRRVRTVGELCENQFRIGLVRMERAIRERMSMQELETLMPHDLVNPKPVSSAIKEFFGTSQLSQFMDQTNPLSEVTHKRRMSALGPGGLSRERAGFEVRDVHPTHYGRICPVETPEGPNIGLIVSLATYATVNPYGFIETPYRYVQDRLVSGEYKYLSALQEEKQVIAPANVQMADSRIAEDYLIARSESEVTRVAAEDVTMMDVAPNQMVSIAASLIPFLENDDANRALMGSNMQRQAVPLLRCTAPLVGTGMEKYVARDSGACLLSAGEGIVEEADANRVVIRYDKPDTDGFETGVAVYRLTKYKKSNQNTCFTQKAVVLPGERVVKGQVLADGPSTEVGELALGKNVTIAFMPWRGYNFEDSILVNERLLKEDTFTSVHIEIFETMARDTKLGKEEITRDIPNIGEDGLRDLDESGIVRIGAEVKAGDMLVGKVTPKGETMLSPEEKLLRAIFGEKAGDVKDTSLRVPPGVEGVVIDAKVFSRKGVDKDERALMIEELELESINRDMEAELNCLQKGVRHALAALLNGRTVKSDIRDAKGEVILKLGKQLTGKVINQVPFGALGTLDFAEKGKYEEEINAIFTRHANQANLVRKRYEGIAERLEKGDDLPPGVVKMVKIYVATKRKLSVGDKMAGRHGNKGVVSRLLPEEDMPFFADGTTVDMVLNPLGVPSRMNVGQVLECHLGYAAKKLGEQIERLARERELAEARAKLQKIYSREEYERLTAGLDDDALLDKLRKYGRGIHVATPVFDGASEVEIRKLLVEAGVDEVGQATLYDGLTGEPFANQVTVGTMYMLKLHHLVANKIHARSTGPYSLVTQQPLGGKAQFGGQRLGEMEVWAMEAYGAAYTLKEFLTVKSDDVDGRTTMYEKIINGNNFLETGLPESFHVLVKELKGLCLDIELLE, via the coding sequence ATGGAGAGAGTACGTAAGTGCTTTGGCAAAATCGCCCAACTTATGGAGCCGCCGCATCTTATCGCCATGCAGCGGGAATCTTACGAACATTTTCTACAGCACGATGTCGCCCCGGAGGAGCGTAAAAACCAGGGGCTGCAGACCATCTTTCAAAGCATTTTTCCGATTACCGATTTCAACGGGCTCTGCTCGCTGGAATTTGTCCGCTACGACTTTGGCGAACCCAAGTACACGGTCAGCGAGTGCATGGAACGGGGCATGACCTATGAGGCGCCCCTTAAGATTACCGTGCGGCTCATCACCTTTGATGTCGATGAGGAGAGCAAGGCCCAGAGCGTGCGCGATATCAAGGAGCAGGAGGTCTTTCTGGGCGCCCTGCCGCTTATGACCCAGGACGGGGTCTTTGTGGTCAATGGCACCGAGCGCGTCATCGTGCACCAGTTGCAGCGCTCGCCGGGCCTGTTCTACAGCCACGACAACGGTCGTTCCCATTCCTCGGGCAAGCGCCTCTACTCGGCGCGCATTATTCCGGTCCGCGGCTCCTGGCTTGATTTCGAATTCGACATCAAGGACATCCTCTACGTGCGCATTGACCGCAGGCGGAAGCTGCCGGTCACCGTTCTGCTGAAGGCCCTGGGCTATACGGCCGAGGATCTTCTGAACCAGTTTTACCGGGTGGATACCATCCAGCACGTTGGCGGCGGGAATTACAGCATTGCCTTTGACCCGGTGGCGCTTGTCGGCCAGCGTTTGAGCCGTGACATCGTGGCCCCGGCCAGCGGGGAGGTTATGGCCAGGCGCGGCGAGAAGATTACGAAAGCGCTGGCGAAAAGGCTGGAAAAGGCCCAAGTCGCCTCTTTGCCCCTTGCCAGCGAAGACCTGGTGGGCCGCTATTTTGCCCACGACGTGGTGCATCCGGAAAGCGGCGAGGTGCTGGCCACCTGCAATTCGGCGCTGACGCCCGAGTTTTTGGCGGCAGCCGCCGAGGCTCAGATTGAACAGTTCCAGTTGCTCTATATTGACGGCGTCAACTACAGCGAGTCCTTTCGCAGCACCCTGCAGGTGGACAAGATCAAGGATACGGAGGAGGCGCTGATCGAGATCTACCGGCGCCTGCGGCCATCCAGCCCTCCGACCCCGGAGGTGGCCCAGTCCTTCTTCGACAGCCTGTTCTTCCAGGATGCCACCTATGACCTGTCGGAGGTGGGGCGCTACAAGATCAACACCAAGCTGGGTCTGAATACGCCGATCGAAAAGCGCACGCTGACCAGGGAGGACATTCTGGAAAGCGTGAAGCACCTGGTACGCCTCAAGGACAACAGCAGGGACGGCGACGATATCGATCATCTGGGCAACCGGCGGGTGCGCACGGTGGGCGAGCTCTGCGAAAACCAGTTCCGCATTGGCCTGGTGCGCATGGAGCGCGCCATCAGGGAGCGCATGAGCATGCAGGAGCTGGAGACCCTGATGCCGCACGATTTGGTCAACCCGAAGCCGGTGAGTTCGGCGATCAAGGAGTTCTTCGGCACCAGTCAGCTCTCTCAGTTCATGGATCAGACCAATCCGCTCTCCGAGGTGACCCACAAGCGCCGTATGTCGGCCCTTGGCCCTGGCGGTCTGTCGCGTGAGCGTGCCGGCTTCGAGGTGCGCGACGTGCATCCGACCCACTATGGCCGCATCTGCCCGGTCGAAACGCCGGAAGGTCCGAACATCGGTCTGATCGTGTCGCTGGCCACCTACGCCACGGTCAATCCCTACGGCTTCATAGAGACGCCTTACCGCTATGTGCAGGATAGGCTCGTTTCCGGGGAGTACAAGTATCTTTCGGCTCTGCAGGAGGAGAAGCAGGTCATTGCGCCGGCCAATGTCCAGATGGCAGACAGCCGGATCGCGGAGGACTATCTGATTGCCCGGAGCGAGAGCGAAGTGACCCGCGTGGCTGCGGAAGACGTGACCATGATGGATGTGGCCCCCAATCAGATGGTGTCCATTGCCGCGTCCCTGATTCCCTTTCTGGAAAATGATGATGCCAACCGCGCCCTGATGGGTTCCAACATGCAGCGGCAGGCTGTGCCGCTTTTGCGTTGCACCGCACCGCTTGTGGGCACGGGGATGGAAAAATATGTGGCCCGCGATTCCGGGGCCTGCCTTTTGTCTGCAGGCGAAGGCATTGTGGAGGAGGCTGACGCCAACCGCGTGGTGATTCGCTACGACAAACCGGACACCGACGGCTTCGAAACCGGCGTGGCCGTGTACCGGCTCACCAAGTACAAAAAATCCAACCAGAATACCTGCTTCACCCAGAAGGCTGTAGTGCTGCCCGGCGAGCGGGTGGTCAAGGGGCAGGTGCTGGCGGACGGTCCTTCCACCGAGGTTGGCGAACTGGCCCTGGGCAAAAACGTTACTATCGCCTTCATGCCATGGCGAGGTTACAATTTTGAGGACTCCATTCTGGTGAACGAGCGCCTGCTGAAGGAGGACACCTTCACCTCGGTGCACATCGAGATCTTCGAAACCATGGCCCGGGACACCAAGCTGGGGAAGGAGGAAATCACCCGGGATATTCCCAATATCGGCGAGGACGGCCTGCGCGACCTGGATGAGTCGGGCATTGTCCGCATCGGCGCCGAGGTGAAGGCCGGGGACATGCTGGTGGGCAAGGTCACCCCAAAAGGCGAGACCATGCTGTCGCCGGAGGAAAAGCTCCTGCGCGCGATCTTCGGCGAAAAGGCAGGTGATGTCAAGGATACCTCCCTGCGGGTGCCGCCTGGCGTGGAAGGCGTGGTGATCGATGCCAAGGTCTTTTCCCGCAAGGGTGTGGACAAGGATGAGCGCGCACTGATGATAGAGGAGCTGGAGCTCGAGAGCATCAACCGCGATATGGAGGCTGAGCTGAACTGCCTGCAAAAGGGTGTGCGCCATGCTCTGGCCGCTCTTTTGAACGGCCGTACTGTCAAGAGTGATATCAGGGACGCCAAAGGCGAGGTCATTCTGAAGCTGGGCAAGCAACTGACAGGCAAGGTGATCAATCAGGTGCCCTTCGGCGCGCTGGGAACCCTCGATTTTGCGGAAAAGGGCAAGTACGAAGAAGAAATCAACGCCATTTTTACCCGGCACGCCAATCAGGCAAATCTGGTGCGCAAGCGCTACGAGGGTATTGCCGAGCGCCTGGAAAAGGGGGACGATCTGCCGCCGGGCGTGGTCAAAATGGTGAAGATCTATGTGGCTACCAAACGCAAGCTCTCTGTGGGCGACAAGATGGCCGGCCGCCATGGCAACAAGGGCGTTGTCTCCCGGCTCCTGCCCGAAGAGGACATGCCTTTCTTTGCGGACGGCACCACAGTGGACATGGTGCTGAACCCACTGGGCGTGCCCTCGCGCATGAACGTGGGACAGGTGCTGGAATGTCATCTGGGCTATGCTGCCAAGAAACTGGGCGAGCAGATTGAGCGATTGGCCAGGGAACGGGAGCTGGCTGAGGCCAGGGCCAAATTGCAGAAGATCTACAGCAGGGAAGAGTACGAACGGCTGACTGCGGGTCTGGACGACGATGCGCTTCTGGACAAGCTGCGCAAGTACGGCAGGGGCATCCACGTGGCCACCCCGGTTTTCGACGGGGCCTCCGAGGTGGAGATCCGCAAGCTCTTGGTCGAGGCCGGAGTGGACGAGGTCGGCCAGGCGACGCTCTACGACGGCCTCACAGGCGAGCCTTTTGCCAATCAGGTTACCGTGGGCACCATGTACATGCTCAAGCTGCACCACCTGGTGGCCAACAAGATTCATGCACGCTCCACCGGTCCCTATTCGTTGGTGACCCAGCAGCCGCTGGGCGGCAAGGCTCAGTTCGGCGGCCAGCGGCTGGGGGAAATGGAGGTCTGGGCCATGGAAGCTTATGGCGCAGCCTACACCCTGAAGGAGTTTCTCACGGTCAAATCCGATGATGTCGATGGACGTACCACCATGTATGAAAAAATCATCAATGGCAACAACTTCCTGGAAACCGGCCTGCCCGAGTCCTTCCACGTCCTGGTGAAGGAGCTGAAGGGCCTGTGCCTGGACATCGAGCTCCTGGAATAG
- the rplL gene encoding 50S ribosomal protein L7/L12, whose protein sequence is MAVSKEEVIEFISNMSVLELSELIKELEDKFGVSAAAPVAVAAAAPAGDGAGAPAAEEQTEFTVVLADAGDQKIKVIKEVRAVTTLGLKEAKDLVEGAPAPIKEGVSKDEAEAIKKQIEAAGGKVEIK, encoded by the coding sequence ATGGCTGTAAGCAAGGAAGAAGTAATTGAATTTATCTCCAATATGTCCGTCCTTGAGCTCTCCGAGCTGATCAAGGAGCTGGAGGACAAGTTTGGCGTTTCCGCAGCCGCTCCCGTGGCCGTTGCTGCAGCTGCGCCTGCTGGTGATGGCGCGGGCGCTCCGGCTGCTGAGGAGCAGACCGAGTTTACCGTTGTTTTGGCCGATGCCGGTGATCAGAAAATCAAGGTGATCAAGGAAGTCCGGGCTGTTACCACTCTTGGTCTGAAGGAGGCCAAGGATCTGGTCGAGGGGGCTCCCGCCCCCATCAAGGAAGGCGTGAGCAAGGATGAGGCCGAGGCTATCAAGAAGCAGATTGAAGCCGCTGGCGGCAAGGTTGAAATCAAGTAG
- the rplJ gene encoding 50S ribosomal protein L10: protein MDRNQKNEVVSGLKGSFARAKIAMVLENRGLKVSELEKLRKNLREQDAQVQIAKNTLLRIAVRDTPYENLSDTLTGTTMVALGFDEQVGPAKVVAAFAKEFAETFAIRAADLEGKRISEAELLALSKLPGREQLLAKLLGTMSAVPTSFVRVLSAVPQKLLYALTAVKEQKENQ, encoded by the coding sequence TTGGATCGTAACCAGAAAAACGAAGTAGTCAGCGGATTGAAGGGCTCGTTTGCCAGGGCCAAAATCGCCATGGTACTCGAGAATCGGGGGCTGAAGGTTTCCGAGCTGGAAAAGCTGCGTAAAAACCTTCGCGAGCAAGATGCGCAGGTGCAGATTGCCAAAAATACCCTCCTGCGTATCGCAGTCCGGGATACGCCCTACGAAAACCTGAGCGATACGCTGACCGGCACTACGATGGTGGCCCTTGGCTTTGATGAGCAGGTGGGCCCAGCCAAGGTGGTGGCCGCCTTTGCCAAGGAGTTTGCTGAGACCTTTGCCATCAGGGCGGCCGATCTGGAAGGGAAGCGGATCAGCGAGGCCGAGTTGCTGGCGCTCTCCAAACTGCCGGGCCGCGAGCAGCTCTTGGCCAAACTGCTTGGCACCATGTCTGCGGTTCCCACCAGTTTTGTCCGGGTACTCAGCGCCGTGCCCCAGAAGTTGTTGTATGCGTTGACTGCAGTCAAAGAGCAGAAGGAAAATCAGTGA
- the rplA gene encoding 50S ribosomal protein L1, with the protein MPKHGKLYRNAAAGIERSRLYDLNEAADLVVKLKCARFDESVDIAVRLGVDPRHADQMVRSSVILPHGTGKSARVLVFAKGEKEREALDAGADFAGSDELIARIKEGWLDFDKTIATPDMMGEVGKIGRILGPRNLMPNAKLGTVTFDIARVVAEIKKGKMDFRVDKAGIVHAVVGKVSFGSEKLQENILSLIDRLIQLKPATSKGVYLRAISLSSTMGPGIKIDPLHVRGRIKAA; encoded by the coding sequence ATGCCCAAACATGGCAAGTTGTACAGAAATGCTGCTGCGGGAATTGAGCGTTCAAGGCTCTATGATCTGAACGAGGCGGCAGATTTGGTGGTCAAGCTCAAATGCGCCAGGTTCGATGAATCGGTGGATATTGCGGTGCGCCTGGGCGTTGATCCGCGCCACGCGGATCAGATGGTGCGTTCCAGCGTGATCCTGCCGCATGGCACCGGCAAGAGCGCCAGAGTGCTGGTTTTCGCAAAAGGCGAGAAAGAAAGGGAAGCGCTGGATGCCGGGGCGGATTTTGCCGGTTCCGATGAGCTGATTGCCCGAATCAAGGAGGGGTGGCTGGATTTTGACAAAACCATCGCCACGCCGGACATGATGGGTGAGGTTGGCAAGATTGGCCGGATTTTGGGGCCGCGCAATCTGATGCCCAATGCTAAGCTTGGCACTGTCACCTTTGACATCGCACGGGTGGTGGCGGAAATAAAGAAAGGCAAGATGGATTTCCGTGTTGACAAGGCTGGCATCGTTCATGCGGTTGTCGGCAAGGTGTCCTTTGGCAGCGAGAAGTTGCAGGAGAATATTCTGAGCTTGATTGACAGGCTCATTCAGCTCAAGCCGGCAACGAGCAAGGGCGTTTATCTGCGGGCCATCTCCCTGTCCAGCACCATGGGGCCTGGCATCAAGATCGATCCCCTGCATGTGCGCGGCCGGATCAAGGCGGCCTAG
- the rplK gene encoding 50S ribosomal protein L11, protein MAKKIQAYIKLQIPAGKANPSPPVGPALGQHGVNIMDFCKAFNAQTQALGDTVIPVIITVYADRSYSFITKSPPASVLLLKAAGLAKGSGNPKKERVAELSREKIREIAQTKMADLNAYGIEQAMRIVEGTARSCGITVVQ, encoded by the coding sequence ATGGCGAAAAAGATTCAGGCATATATCAAGTTGCAGATTCCGGCAGGCAAGGCGAATCCATCGCCGCCAGTTGGCCCGGCCCTGGGTCAGCATGGGGTGAATATCATGGATTTCTGCAAGGCCTTCAATGCGCAGACGCAGGCCTTGGGGGATACCGTAATCCCGGTGATTATTACGGTTTATGCGGATCGCTCCTACTCGTTTATTACCAAATCGCCGCCCGCATCGGTCCTTCTGCTGAAGGCGGCGGGGCTGGCCAAGGGCTCCGGCAATCCGAAAAAGGAACGCGTGGCTGAGTTGAGTCGGGAAAAAATCCGCGAGATCGCGCAAACCAAGATGGCCGACCTGAATGCCTATGGTATTGAACAGGCCATGCGCATCGTCGAGGGCACGGCCAGAAGCTGCGGTATAACAGTAGTGCAGTAA
- the nusG gene encoding transcription termination/antitermination protein NusG: protein MAKKWYIVHTHTGFERKVKSSLEERIKAAHQEELFGDILIPTEQVVEMVKGSRKTSERKFFPGYILVNMEMTQYSWHTVQETMRVTGFVGVNMSSAGNDSEIYKKIPSLTDEEAEKIIGRIEEGSSRPKPKIIFNVGDQVRVTDGPFANFQGEIDEVYPDKGRVRVIVTIFGRSTPVELEYIQVSKS, encoded by the coding sequence ATGGCAAAAAAATGGTACATTGTCCATACGCATACCGGTTTTGAACGCAAGGTCAAGTCTTCCCTGGAAGAGCGGATCAAGGCGGCGCATCAGGAAGAGCTTTTCGGCGACATCCTTATCCCCACCGAGCAGGTGGTGGAGATGGTCAAGGGCTCCCGCAAGACCTCGGAGCGGAAGTTTTTCCCCGGGTATATCCTGGTCAATATGGAGATGACGCAGTATTCCTGGCACACAGTTCAGGAAACAATGCGGGTAACCGGCTTTGTGGGCGTGAATATGAGCAGTGCCGGTAATGACAGTGAAATTTATAAGAAAATTCCTTCTCTGACTGACGAAGAGGCCGAAAAAATTATCGGTCGCATCGAAGAGGGCAGCAGCAGGCCCAAGCCCAAAATTATCTTTAATGTGGGTGATCAGGTCAGGGTGACTGATGGGCCCTTTGCCAATTTTCAGGGAGAAATTGATGAGGTTTATCCCGATAAGGGCAGAGTGCGGGTCATAGTGACCATTTTTGGACGTTCCACCCCGGTGGAACTGGAGTATATCCAGGTAAGCAAAAGCTAG
- the secE gene encoding preprotein translocase subunit SecE, which produces MAARKINKGKNSGTDSGKTVDDSSERSAFTPTAISQFLHEVFAEFKKIVWPAKKITAGLTCFVLVLVMFLSFFLGSVDLLLGKVVTFILNFGTI; this is translated from the coding sequence ATGGCCGCAAGGAAAATAAATAAAGGGAAAAATTCGGGGACAGATTCCGGTAAAACAGTGGATGATTCGAGTGAGCGTTCCGCTTTCACCCCAACTGCCATAAGCCAGTTCCTCCATGAAGTTTTTGCCGAGTTCAAGAAAATTGTCTGGCCGGCAAAAAAGATAACTGCCGGCCTGACCTGCTTTGTGCTGGTTCTGGTCATGTTTCTTTCCTTTTTCCTGGGATCGGTTGATTTGCTGTTGGGCAAGGTGGTGACCTTTATCCTGAATTTTGGCACGATTTGA
- the rpmG gene encoding 50S ribosomal protein L33 — protein sequence MRDNIILACQTCKHRNYTSTKNKKTLPQKLELKKYCPFCREHTLHKETK from the coding sequence ATGAGAGACAACATTATTCTTGCTTGCCAGACATGCAAGCATCGTAACTATACAAGCACCAAAAACAAAAAGACCCTCCCGCAAAAGTTGGAGCTCAAGAAATATTGCCCCTTTTGCCGGGAGCATACGCTCCACAAGGAAACCAAGTGA